From the genome of Mycetocola spongiae, one region includes:
- the msrB gene encoding peptide-methionine (R)-S-oxide reductase MsrB gives MEYQVQKTDEQWREELSPEEYEVLRGAATERPWTGELLDEERGGVYTCAACNAELFKSGTKFDSGCGWPSFYESVRPEAVQLIEDTSLGMVRTEVRCAACGSHLGHVFDDGFGTPTGDRYCMNSIALDFSPAAE, from the coding sequence ATGGAATATCAGGTACAGAAGACCGATGAGCAGTGGCGCGAGGAACTCTCGCCCGAGGAATACGAGGTCCTGCGCGGCGCCGCTACCGAGCGCCCCTGGACCGGCGAGCTGCTCGATGAGGAGCGCGGCGGGGTATATACCTGTGCGGCGTGTAACGCGGAGCTCTTTAAGAGTGGAACCAAATTTGATTCCGGCTGCGGATGGCCCAGCTTTTATGAGTCGGTCCGCCCCGAGGCGGTGCAGCTGATCGAGGACACCAGCCTGGGCATGGTGCGTACCGAGGTGCGTTGCGCCGCGTGTGGCTCACACCTGGGCCACGTTTTTGACGATGGTTTTGGCACCCCCACCGGAGATCGCTATTGCATGAA
- a CDS encoding DUF3263 domain-containing protein, translated as MATESTHDKTSPRHGLTERDKAILSFENRWWQHAGLKEEAIRAELELSPARYYQILSGLIDRTDALIFDPMLVKRLLRLRQARLAARERRATGME; from the coding sequence GTGGCTACCGAATCGACGCACGACAAGACCTCCCCCCGACACGGCCTCACCGAGCGCGATAAGGCAATTCTCAGCTTCGAGAATCGCTGGTGGCAGCACGCGGGGCTTAAAGAAGAGGCCATTCGGGCCGAGCTTGAGCTCTCGCCTGCCCGGTATTATCAGATTCTTTCGGGGCTTATCGATCGCACCGATGCCCTCATTTTTGACCCCATGCTGGTGAAGCGGCTTCTGCGGCTGCGGCAGGCCAGACTGGCCGCGCGGGAGCGCCGCGCTACCGGCATGGAATAA